In one window of Prevotella sp. E13-17 DNA:
- a CDS encoding sugar-binding domain-containing protein, giving the protein MKRLSLCLLWLVLAVTLASAERQKLNFNADWRLTVGDVKDAASPAYDDAGWQRVTLPFAFNGNEAFKVDIAQLTDTICWYRKHFHLTQEQVGGKVFVEFEGARQGADVYVNGRHVGFSDNGVMAFGFDLTPFVRAGQNLIAVRCDNSWTYRDRILDSRYQWNDKNFNANYGGLTKNVFLHITDKLYQTLPLYSNLKTTGTYIYATDFNVAERRAVIHAESEVSNDDSCQRSFTFVAKVFDLDGREVASMKGDRVTVHPGERRRVTIAQEVGNLHFWSWGYGYLYTVKTQLVADDGSVLDCVATRTGFRKTKFAEGKVWLNDRVMMMHGYAQRTSNEWPGVGIGVPAWLSDYSNALMVESGANLVRWMHVTPWKQDVESCDRVGLLQAMPAGDAEKDVEGPRWQQRVQLMRDAIIYNRNNPSVVFYEGGNESVSREHMLELKALRNEYDPHGGRAIGSREMLDIDEAEYGGEMLYINKSAKHPMWAMEYNRDEGLRKYWDAYSYPYHQEGDGPLYRGAPALEYNHNMDAFARGMVERWHEYWLERPGTGRRVSSGGVKIVFSDTNTHHRGESNYRTSGVVDAMRIPKDAFFVHQVMWDGWVSPEHPRTYIIGHWNYPEQTRKDVYVVSTADEVELFVNGKSIGKGQRSYQWLFTFKDVAFEPGVLEARGSDGSSFQIETAGEPYQLKLTAIENPEGMKADGADMALIQVEVVDRQGRRCPLDNRMMHFHLWGEAKWIGGIASQRPEDNYVGRMSLPVECGVNRVLVRSTSNAGHFDLSVWADGVRPAYLTMKTHQSDCQEMPQSSLRPLLSRGETPATASYREVKTSAVIVGAKTGSNMQSAVNSYDDNELSEWRSDGEQRNAWITYQLDKKRTIDEIAIKLSGWRQKCYPLEVYAGKKKVWEGLTDATLGYAHICIDAPEASRELTIRMVAPAQNTAKFGSVKELAGGHANEFDRVKTENVKVELRIVEVDLLERK; this is encoded by the coding sequence ATGAAAAGACTCTCTCTCTGCCTGCTGTGGCTCGTGCTGGCCGTGACTTTGGCGTCTGCCGAGCGTCAGAAGCTGAACTTTAACGCAGATTGGCGCTTGACTGTTGGCGATGTCAAGGATGCTGCTTCGCCTGCATACGATGATGCGGGCTGGCAACGCGTCACGTTGCCTTTTGCCTTCAATGGCAATGAGGCATTCAAAGTAGATATCGCGCAACTGACAGACACCATCTGCTGGTATCGCAAACACTTCCATCTGACTCAGGAACAAGTCGGTGGAAAGGTGTTCGTCGAATTTGAGGGCGCTCGCCAAGGGGCCGACGTCTATGTGAATGGTCGCCATGTTGGCTTTTCTGATAATGGTGTCATGGCTTTTGGCTTCGACCTGACGCCTTTCGTTCGGGCGGGGCAGAACCTGATAGCGGTGCGTTGCGACAACAGCTGGACGTATCGTGACCGCATCTTGGACAGCCGATACCAGTGGAACGACAAGAATTTTAATGCCAATTATGGGGGGCTGACCAAGAATGTGTTCCTGCATATCACCGATAAGCTCTACCAGACATTGCCGCTCTACTCGAATCTGAAGACCACTGGCACCTATATATATGCCACCGATTTTAACGTGGCAGAGCGTCGTGCCGTGATTCATGCCGAGTCGGAAGTCAGCAATGACGACAGTTGCCAGCGTTCGTTCACCTTCGTGGCAAAAGTCTTTGACTTAGACGGGCGTGAAGTGGCATCGATGAAAGGCGACCGTGTCACTGTGCATCCAGGTGAGCGGCGGCGTGTCACAATAGCTCAGGAGGTAGGCAATCTGCACTTTTGGTCGTGGGGCTATGGCTATCTCTACACCGTGAAGACACAACTGGTGGCAGACGATGGGTCTGTTCTTGACTGTGTAGCCACGCGCACAGGTTTCCGAAAGACCAAGTTCGCTGAAGGAAAAGTGTGGCTGAACGATCGGGTGATGATGATGCATGGCTATGCTCAACGCACGTCGAACGAATGGCCTGGTGTAGGTATTGGCGTGCCAGCGTGGCTGAGTGATTATTCTAATGCATTGATGGTTGAGTCGGGAGCCAATCTGGTTCGTTGGATGCATGTGACGCCTTGGAAGCAAGATGTGGAGTCGTGCGACCGTGTCGGACTGCTGCAAGCTATGCCCGCCGGCGATGCAGAGAAAGATGTGGAAGGCCCCCGCTGGCAGCAACGTGTTCAACTGATGCGTGATGCCATTATATATAATAGGAATAACCCCAGTGTGGTGTTCTATGAAGGTGGCAATGAGTCTGTCAGTCGCGAGCACATGCTTGAGTTGAAGGCTCTTCGCAATGAGTATGACCCTCATGGAGGTCGCGCCATTGGCAGTCGCGAGATGCTCGACATTGATGAGGCTGAATATGGCGGTGAGATGCTCTATATCAACAAAAGTGCCAAACATCCTATGTGGGCCATGGAGTATAATCGTGATGAAGGACTCCGAAAATACTGGGATGCGTACAGCTATCCCTATCATCAAGAGGGTGATGGACCCTTATATCGTGGAGCACCGGCTCTTGAATATAATCATAATATGGATGCTTTTGCTCGTGGCATGGTGGAACGTTGGCATGAGTATTGGCTTGAAAGACCAGGTACGGGAAGGCGTGTGAGCAGTGGTGGCGTGAAGATTGTGTTTTCTGATACCAATACGCACCATCGTGGCGAGTCTAACTATCGCACCAGTGGCGTGGTCGATGCGATGCGCATTCCGAAAGATGCCTTCTTTGTTCATCAGGTGATGTGGGATGGATGGGTATCTCCAGAACATCCGCGAACATACATCATCGGCCATTGGAACTATCCAGAACAGACCCGGAAGGATGTTTATGTCGTATCAACGGCAGACGAGGTGGAACTCTTTGTCAATGGCAAGTCCATCGGCAAGGGACAACGTTCTTATCAGTGGCTCTTTACTTTCAAGGACGTTGCATTCGAACCGGGCGTGTTGGAAGCTCGCGGTAGCGATGGCTCTTCGTTTCAGATAGAGACTGCAGGCGAGCCCTATCAGTTGAAGTTGACGGCGATTGAAAATCCTGAAGGCATGAAAGCTGATGGTGCAGACATGGCACTCATACAGGTCGAGGTGGTCGATAGACAAGGACGCCGTTGCCCGTTGGATAATAGAATGATGCACTTCCACCTGTGGGGCGAAGCGAAATGGATCGGGGGAATAGCGAGCCAGCGTCCTGAGGATAATTACGTGGGGCGTATGTCGCTGCCTGTGGAGTGTGGTGTCAACCGTGTATTGGTCCGTTCAACTTCTAATGCCGGCCATTTTGACTTGTCTGTTTGGGCAGATGGGGTGCGTCCGGCGTATCTGACCATGAAGACGCATCAGTCCGACTGTCAAGAGATGCCTCAGTCGTCACTGCGCCCATTGTTGTCGCGTGGCGAGACGCCAGCAACTGCATCTTATCGCGAAGTGAAAACAAGTGCGGTGATTGTCGGGGCGAAAACGGGCTCAAATATGCAGTCGGCAGTCAACAGCTACGATGATAACGAACTGAGTGAGTGGCGTAGCGATGGCGAGCAACGGAATGCTTGGATTACCTATCAGTTGGACAAAAAGAGAACGATCGATGAGATTGCCATCAAACTGTCTGGTTGGCGTCAGAAGTGTTATCCGCTGGAAGTCTATGCCGGCAAGAAGAAAGTGTGGGAAGGATTAACCGATGCCACATTGGGCTATGCTCATATCTGCATAGATGCACCGGAGGCATCGCGTGAGTTGACCATTCGTATGGTGGCTCCAGCGCAGAACACTGCTAAGTTTGGCAGCGTGAAGGAACTTGCGGGCGGTCATGCCAACGAGTTTGATAGAGTGAAGACGGAAAATGTAAAAGTGGAATTGCGCATCGTAGAGGTAGATCTGTTGGAACGAAAGTAG
- a CDS encoding co-chaperone GroES has translation MNIKPLADRVLVLPAPAEEKIGGIIIPDTAKEKPLRGIVKAVGKGTKDEEMILKEGDEVLYGKYSGTEIELDGEKFLMMRQSDVLAVIEK, from the coding sequence ATGAACATTAAACCATTAGCAGACCGCGTGCTCGTATTGCCTGCACCGGCTGAAGAGAAAATCGGTGGAATTATTATTCCTGACACAGCAAAAGAGAAGCCCCTTCGTGGTATTGTTAAGGCCGTAGGTAAGGGCACAAAGGATGAAGAAATGATTCTGAAAGAAGGCGACGAAGTTCTCTATGGAAAATATAGTGGAACGGAAATCGAACTCGACGGAGAGAAATTCCTGATGATGCGCCAAAGCGATGTACTCGCTGTTATTGAGAAATAA
- the groL gene encoding chaperonin GroEL (60 kDa chaperone family; promotes refolding of misfolded polypeptides especially under stressful conditions; forms two stacked rings of heptamers to form a barrel-shaped 14mer; ends can be capped by GroES; misfolded proteins enter the barrel where they are refolded when GroES binds), whose protein sequence is MAKEIKFNMDARDAMKQGIDQLANAVKVTLGPKGRNVVIEKKFGAPQITKDGVSVAKEIELEDHFENTGAQLVKSVASKTGDDAGDGTTTATILAQAIVSEGLKNVTAGANPMDLKRGIDKAVKCVTDFIAKNAEQVGDNYDKIEQVATVSANNDKEIGELLAEAMRKVSKDGVITIEESKSRDTHIGVVEGMQFDRGYLSAYFVTDSEKMECAMENPYILIYDKKISNIKEFLPILQPAAESGRPLLIIAEDVDSEALTTLVVNRLRGGLKICAVKAPGFGDRRKAMLEDIAVLTGGTVISEEKGLKLEQATLEMLGTCEKLTVTKDNTTIVNGAGDSQAIKDRINQIKAEIENTTSSYDKEKLQERLAKLSGGVAVLYVGANSEVEMKEKKDRVDDALCATRAAIEEGVVAGGGTTYIRALDVLADLQGDNADEQTGINIIKRAIEEPLRQIVTNAGGEGAVVVQKVREGKGDFGYNARLDKYEDMRAAGVIDPAKVSRVALENAASIAGMFLTTECLICDKPEKEPAMPMGGAPGMGGMM, encoded by the coding sequence ATGGCAAAGGAAATTAAATTCAATATGGACGCCCGTGATGCAATGAAGCAGGGCATTGACCAGTTGGCAAATGCAGTAAAGGTAACCCTCGGTCCTAAGGGCCGCAATGTGGTTATCGAGAAAAAGTTCGGTGCACCTCAGATTACTAAGGATGGTGTGTCTGTAGCAAAGGAAATTGAGCTCGAGGATCATTTCGAGAACACTGGTGCACAGCTTGTAAAGAGTGTCGCTTCAAAGACTGGCGACGATGCAGGTGATGGCACAACAACCGCTACTATCTTGGCACAGGCTATCGTTAGCGAGGGACTGAAGAACGTGACCGCTGGCGCTAACCCCATGGACCTGAAGCGTGGTATTGATAAAGCTGTGAAGTGCGTCACAGATTTCATTGCAAAGAACGCTGAGCAGGTTGGTGACAACTATGATAAGATTGAGCAGGTTGCCACTGTTTCTGCCAACAATGACAAGGAGATTGGCGAACTGCTGGCCGAGGCTATGCGCAAGGTATCTAAGGATGGTGTCATCACCATCGAGGAAAGCAAGAGCCGTGATACCCATATTGGAGTCGTAGAGGGAATGCAGTTCGATCGTGGCTATCTGTCAGCTTACTTCGTTACTGACAGTGAGAAGATGGAGTGTGCAATGGAGAATCCTTATATCCTTATCTATGATAAGAAGATTTCTAACATCAAGGAGTTCCTGCCTATCCTGCAGCCTGCTGCAGAGAGTGGTCGTCCCTTGCTGATTATTGCTGAGGATGTTGACTCTGAGGCTCTGACCACACTGGTTGTCAACCGTCTGCGCGGTGGTCTTAAGATCTGTGCAGTGAAGGCTCCAGGCTTTGGCGATCGTCGTAAGGCTATGCTCGAGGATATTGCCGTTCTGACTGGCGGTACTGTTATCAGCGAGGAAAAGGGCTTGAAACTGGAGCAGGCTACACTCGAAATGCTGGGTACCTGTGAGAAACTGACCGTTACGAAGGACAATACAACCATTGTTAATGGTGCTGGTGACTCTCAGGCTATCAAGGATCGTATCAACCAGATTAAGGCAGAAATCGAGAACACCACATCTTCTTACGATAAAGAGAAGCTGCAAGAGCGTCTGGCCAAGCTGTCAGGTGGCGTAGCTGTCCTCTACGTAGGTGCTAATAGCGAGGTAGAGATGAAGGAGAAGAAGGATCGTGTTGACGATGCACTCTGTGCTACACGCGCAGCTATCGAAGAGGGTGTCGTTGCCGGTGGTGGTACCACTTACATTCGTGCACTCGATGTATTGGCTGATCTGCAGGGCGACAATGCCGATGAGCAGACTGGTATTAACATCATCAAACGTGCCATTGAGGAGCCTCTGCGTCAGATCGTAACCAATGCAGGCGGCGAGGGTGCAGTTGTTGTTCAGAAGGTGCGTGAGGGTAAAGGTGACTTCGGTTACAATGCCCGTCTTGACAAGTACGAGGATATGCGTGCTGCAGGTGTCATCGACCCTGCTAAGGTTTCTCGTGTAGCTCTTGAGAATGCCGCTTCTATCGCAGGTATGTTCTTGACCACCGAGTGCCTCATCTGCGACAAGCCCGAGAAGGAGCCTGCCATGCCAATGGGGGGCGCTCCTGGAATGGGCGGCATGATGTAA
- a CDS encoding RNase adapter RapZ has protein sequence MHQLLELYKQWRGEEPAVTQQLPVAGSNRIYYRMTDGEGESVVGCIGTSRDENHAFIYLARHFSKRQLPVPQVLAVSEDELRYLQTDLGTVSLFDAIRGGREAGGRYTLKEQELLKATIRELPNVQFRGARELDFSNCYPQPEFNIEGVLFDLNYFKYCFLKATELDFHELKLEADFRLLAKDLTAERCDSFLYRDFQARNVMLTDGKPFFIDFQGGRRGPFYYDLASFLWQASARYPDKLRAELLDDYYEAAQQFIEMPKRDIFASRLQLFVFFRTLQVLGAYGFRGYFERKQHFIDSIPPAIQNLRELLQTADFQYPYLISLLRKLTELPRFQRIEVTAARSDGYKTTDNNPYKAHPKDGPATFSKYDGKGPLVVKVFSFSYRKGIPEDESGNGGGYVFDCRSTHNPGRYEPYKQLTGLDEPVIRFLEDDGEILTFLESVYKLADAHVERYIQRGFTSLMFSFGCTGGQHRSVYSAQHLAEHIHQKFGVEVRICHREQNISQTLEAKQ, from the coding sequence ATGCATCAACTATTAGAACTATATAAGCAGTGGCGGGGCGAGGAACCTGCCGTCACCCAGCAATTGCCAGTGGCAGGTAGCAACCGTATTTATTACCGAATGACGGATGGTGAAGGCGAAAGTGTTGTGGGCTGCATAGGCACTAGCCGGGATGAGAACCATGCCTTTATCTATTTGGCTCGTCATTTCTCCAAGCGCCAATTGCCTGTTCCGCAGGTGTTGGCTGTCAGTGAAGACGAGTTGCGCTATCTGCAGACAGACTTAGGCACGGTGTCTCTCTTCGATGCCATTCGTGGCGGTCGTGAAGCAGGCGGTCGTTATACGTTGAAAGAGCAGGAACTGTTGAAAGCCACAATCCGTGAACTGCCTAATGTACAGTTTCGTGGCGCACGTGAGTTAGACTTCTCCAACTGTTATCCACAGCCAGAGTTTAATATCGAGGGCGTGCTCTTCGATCTCAACTATTTTAAGTATTGCTTCCTGAAAGCCACCGAGCTCGACTTCCATGAACTCAAGCTTGAGGCAGACTTCCGTCTGTTGGCCAAAGACCTCACCGCAGAGAGGTGCGACAGCTTCCTCTATCGTGACTTCCAAGCGCGCAATGTCATGTTGACAGATGGAAAACCTTTCTTTATTGATTTCCAAGGCGGTCGTCGTGGCCCCTTCTATTATGATTTGGCTTCTTTCTTATGGCAGGCTTCTGCCAGATATCCCGACAAGCTGCGTGCTGAGCTTCTCGATGACTATTACGAGGCAGCCCAGCAGTTTATCGAGATGCCAAAACGGGATATCTTCGCCAGTCGTTTGCAGCTCTTTGTGTTCTTCCGCACCCTTCAGGTGCTGGGTGCCTATGGCTTCCGTGGCTACTTCGAGCGTAAACAGCATTTCATTGACAGTATTCCTCCTGCCATACAAAATCTGCGCGAGTTGTTGCAGACGGCCGATTTCCAATATCCTTATCTTATTTCGCTGTTACGTAAACTCACAGAGTTGCCGCGCTTCCAGCGTATAGAGGTGACCGCAGCTCGTTCCGATGGCTATAAGACCACCGACAACAACCCTTATAAGGCGCATCCCAAAGATGGTCCTGCCACGTTCTCGAAGTATGATGGAAAGGGTCCCTTGGTGGTGAAAGTCTTCAGCTTCTCTTATCGAAAGGGTATTCCAGAAGATGAGAGTGGCAATGGCGGTGGCTATGTCTTCGACTGTCGATCGACCCACAACCCCGGTCGCTATGAACCCTATAAGCAACTGACTGGTCTTGACGAGCCAGTGATTCGTTTCCTCGAAGACGATGGCGAGATACTGACATTCTTGGAGAGTGTCTATAAACTGGCCGATGCACATGTAGAGCGCTATATCCAACGTGGTTTCACTTCGCTGATGTTCTCTTTCGGGTGCACTGGTGGCCAGCATCGAAGCGTTTATAGTGCTCAGCATTTGGCTGAACATATTCATCAGAAGTTTGGCGTTGAAGTTCGCATCTGTCATCGCGAACAGAACATCAGTCAGACACTTGAGGCAAAACAATAA